Proteins from a single region of uncultured Fusobacterium sp.:
- a CDS encoding site-specific integrase, which yields MKNPNGFGTVVKLSGKRRRPYMAKITIGWSEEGKQLRYTVGYFTTKQEALKALGSFEYNPTAVEFSKLKFKEIADKWINEHSKNISEVTLKSYKLIYNQYIKELDILVFADIKLLHLQEHIEKLRERGISTGTLKRIKSIISMIYSWAIKNEITNKNIANLIEIGKHEAKVKRRIFTNEEIDILWKNKNREIVDTILILLYTGMRINELMDLKKSSIHLDRMGIITGSKTEAGKDRFIPINEKILPLIKERMKNKTEYLIITNRFKPYTYQGYRKNFVNTLYSLGIEKHTVHDCRHTTATLLSNAGANPTAIKNILGHSDYKITEKIYTHKDESELLKAINMV from the coding sequence ATGAAAAATCCAAATGGTTTTGGAACTGTTGTAAAATTATCTGGAAAAAGACGTAGACCTTATATGGCTAAAATAACTATTGGTTGGAGTGAAGAAGGAAAACAACTAAGATATACAGTAGGATATTTTACTACTAAACAAGAAGCATTAAAAGCTCTTGGTTCTTTTGAATATAATCCAACAGCAGTAGAATTTAGCAAATTAAAATTTAAAGAGATAGCTGATAAATGGATTAATGAACATAGCAAGAATATATCTGAAGTAACTTTAAAATCATATAAATTAATCTATAATCAGTATATTAAGGAGTTAGATATATTAGTCTTTGCTGATATAAAATTACTTCATTTACAAGAGCATATTGAAAAACTTAGAGAACGAGGAATTTCAACTGGTACTTTAAAAAGAATTAAAAGTATTATCTCTATGATTTACTCATGGGCTATAAAAAATGAAATAACTAATAAAAATATAGCTAATCTAATAGAAATTGGTAAACATGAAGCAAAAGTAAAAAGAAGAATTTTCACAAATGAGGAGATAGATATTTTATGGAAAAATAAAAATAGAGAGATTGTTGATACTATTTTAATTCTTCTATATACAGGTATGAGAATCAATGAACTAATGGATTTAAAAAAATCAAGTATCCATTTAGATAGAATGGGAATTATAACAGGTTCTAAAACTGAAGCAGGAAAAGATAGATTTATTCCTATAAATGAGAAAATTCTACCTTTAATAAAAGAAAGAATGAAGAATAAAACAGAGTATTTAATAATAACTAATAGATTTAAACCCTATACATATCAAGGATATAGAAAAAACTTTGTAAATACACTATACAGTCTTGGAATCGAAAAACATACTGTCCATGATTGTAGACATACAACAGCGACTCTACTATCTAATGCAGGAGCAAATCCAACAGCTATAAAAAATATTTTAGGGCATAGTGACTATAAAATAACTGAAAAAATATATACACACAAAGATGAGTCTGAA
- a CDS encoding helix-turn-helix domain-containing protein, whose amino-acid sequence MKKRGNRMGTKEAAKLLGLPEQTLRVFIRNGKFPEFATAIKREGSKHWIYYINAPRLYDYLKIKEPA is encoded by the coding sequence ATGAAAAAGAGAGGAAATAGAATGGGTACTAAAGAGGCAGCTAAACTCCTTGGACTTCCTGAACAGACATTAAGAGTCTTTATTCGAAATGGTAAATTCCCTGAGTTTGCTACTGCTATAAAAAGAGAAGGCTCAAAGCATTGGATTTATTATATCAATGCACCTAGGTTATATGACTACCTAAAAATAAAAGAACCTGCTTAG